The genomic region TGATTTAGCGTTAAGCTTTACAGTAAATTCTACAGCGTGGAGAAACTGAATAGCAAATGTTTACACCATGACTGCTATAAAGGCATTAAACCCGAAAGCTGAGGTAGCACGTGCTCAAGCCGCTCTGGCAGTAAATATCAGTGCTGCTCGGGGTCTTCAGGATGTGCTCAAAAGTAATTTGGGACCAAAAGGAACAATGAAAATGTGAGTGCAACTGGCCATGCtcgctagcagttagcatgctaCTGCTGCTAGTTTAGCTAACATCGTGGTATCCTGGCAGCCAGTAGACCATTTATGGTATTATATACGTTTATTTTGTCAGATCCATTGTACGCAGTAGTTTCTCTAAGAAACTATGTTAGCTTGCTTGATAGTGGATTTCATAGCCACCTCCAAAATACGTAGCTAAATTATAGCTAGCTATTGGTAGCTATCTGAATTATCATCAGGGAGTGGTTTTACAATGGGCACTGGGTTATTTTACCAATCAATGGTATTAGCTATAAAGGATAATCAGCAGATACCTAGATCATTTGGAGACTACTATAACTGAAAAGCTTACTATCAGTTTATATACAATTAGTCTCATTGTTTTCTAGCTATACTCGTGATTAGAGACATTATTAATGTACAATGCATCTAGTCATGTTTTAAATATCCATTTGTTGAGCCTATAACAAATTATGTTTTGTGTGCTTGTTTGCAGGCTTGTATCAGGGGCTGGTGACATAAAGCTGACCAAAGATGGTAATGTCTTGTTGCATGAAATGGTAAGACAAATATCCTATGAGTTTGATGTATGGTTAACACCCATGTGTGCTTTTGTTTGTTGTAGCTCCCATGGATTTTTACCCTGTAAAGTGTTGTCTGTAACCTCTGCATTGGAGGAGTTGCAATTCTCCTCCACATGTATTCAGTAGACCAGTACATCTTCATCGAACATCTGTAACCTTACTAATTGTGAGATGTGTTGCCTTATATTCTTGCTTTGACACTAAAGTCTTGTCTTCAATCAGCAAATCCAGCATCCGACAGCATCCTTGATTGCCAAAGTAGCTACAGCACAGGATGACATCACAGGGGACGGTACAACATCCAATGTGCTCATCATTGGAGAGCTCCTGAAACAAGCAGACCTCTACGTGTCAGAGGTGAGATGGGGCTTGGGGGAAGCCCCCAACATGTAATTGAAATAGTTTCCTAGATAAGGGAAGGGATTTTGATTAAATTAAATGCTTTATTTTAGTAAGGTTGTGTGATGACTTAAAATTATTTAATTGATACATGTAGATTCGATGCCAATAAAGCAGGTTGCATAATCTGCATCCCAGTACCATTAGTTAACCCCCTATTCCTGTGTTTTGTCCCAACCTGTATTTTCTGTCTTTTCCTCCAAAAAGGGTCTCCACCCACGGATAATAGCAGAAGGTTTTGAGGCAGCCAAGGATAAGGCTCTGAAGGTGCTTGAGGAGATGAAGGtgaccagagagatggacagagagacccTCATCCACGTGGCCCGCACCTCCCTCAGGACAAAGGTCCATGCCGAGCTGGCTGATCTCCTCacagaggtgtgtgtttgtgacgggaatacagatatgcatctgttctTCAGATACAGTTAAAacaaagtaggggcgtggatcagaaaacaagTCACTCTGGTGTGAACACCATTTGGCTCATGCAGGGCGACATCTCATTCACAGAGAGTTGATCAAGCTGTTGCTTGTGGCctttggaatgttgtcccactcttcaatggctgtgcggaGTTGCTGGATGTTGGCatgaactggaacacgctgttgtacatgtcgatccagagcaacccaaacatgctcaatgggtgacaggtctggtgagtatgcaggccatggaagaacaggaacatttttagcttccaggaattgtgtacagatctctatttttatttaatctttatttaacccggtaggttagtttagaacaagttctcatttacaactgcgacctggccaagataaagcaaagcagtgcgacacaaacagcacagagttacacatggaataaacaaacatacagagaGAAGGTCTGTATACGGTGTATGCAAATGAGTTATGATAAGGGGGTGACGCAATAAATGTGCCATAGTGGTGAAATTATTACAGTATGGCAAATttaaacactggggtgatagatgtacAGAAGATGAGTTTGCAagtaaataacaatatggtgataaggtagttggatgggctatttacagattggctatgtgcagtgatctgtgagctgctctgacagcgggtgcttaaagctagtgagagggatatgggtctccagcttcagtgaatttttttatttaaaaaaacattttttttgcaattcgttccagtcattgcctgcagagaactggaaggaaaggcggccaaaggaggaattggctttgggggtgaccagtgaaatatacctgctggagcgcgtgctgctatggtgaccagtgagctgagataaggcggagctttacctagtaacgacttatagatgacctggagccagtgggtttggcgacggatatgaaGCGAGGGCTAGCCAACGagagagagcatacaggtcgcagtggtgggtagtatatggggctctgtgtctatgcattcaaattgccgtCCATAAAATGCAATTTGGTTTGTtttctgtagcttatgcctgtccataccacAACCCCACCGCCACTATGggtcactctgttcacaacgttgacatcagcaaaccgctcgcccacacaacggcAAACATGCTATCTGCCCGGttcagttgaaaccaggatttaTCCGTGACGAGCACACTTCTCCAACGTGCCAGTCGACATCGACGGTGAGCATTTGCCCGCTGAAGTCGATTATGacactgaactgcagtcaggtcaagaccctcgTGAGGAGCATGCAGACAACAagaatgcagatgagcttccctgagactgtttctcacagtttgtgcagaaatgctCAGGTTGGTTAAACCCACAGTTTGATCAGCtgcccgggtggctggtctcaagaTCCCGCAGGTCAAAAGGCTGGATGTGGCTTTGTGGAGTCCCGGACTGCCGTGGTTACAAATGGTGGTCTGCTGttgaggctggttggatgtactgccaaattctctaaaacattgTTGGAAgttgcttatggtagagaaattaacatttaaatgatctggcaacagcaCTGGTAGACATTCCTATAgtctgcatgccaattgcatgctccctcaacttcagacatctgtagcattttgttgtgacaaaactgtaaATTTTTTTATGGAAGGTATACCTgtgtaatcagcttcttgatatgccacaactgtaAGGTAGCTGGAttctcttggcaaaggaaaaatggtcactaacagggatgtgaacaaattgagagaaataagcttttttgtgcGACTGGACCATTTCTGGGACGTTAGTTCAGCTCATGAAACGTGAGACCAACACTTCCATGttgcatttaatttttttttacttgcactatatatatacaagtttgtcatttctgccctgctagagctacccagggtcaactgtaagtgctgttctagtgaagtggaaacgtctacgagcaacaactgctcagctgcgaagtgggaggtcacagaatgggaccatcgagtgctgaagcgcatagcgcgTAAAATcattctgtcctcggttgcaacactctcaaccaagttccaaactgcctctggaagcaacgtccgTACAGTAACTGTTCGGGAGTTTCATAAAATGGCTTTCCGTGGCCAAGCGgccgcacacaagcttaagatcacaatgccaagcgtgtgtaaagctcgccgccattggactctggagcaatggaaacacgttctctggagtgatgaatcccgcTTCACCATCCGACAGTCGAaactgggtttggcggatgccaggagaacgctacctaccccagtgcatagtgccaactgaaGTTTGTAGGAGGAATAATGCTTTGGGCTTTCATGGTACAGGCTAgcacccttagttccagtgaaaggaaatcatAACACTacagcgtacaatgacattctagattctGTCACCACAATTTCGGAATGTCCCGTTTCAGCATTGcagtgcacaaagtgaggtccatacagaaatggtttgttgagatcggtgtggaagaacataGCCCTGACGTCAACCCCATTTAACAtcttttggatgaattggaacgctgactgcgagccaggcctaattgtccAACATCCGTGCCCAACCTCACTATTGCTATTGTGgcagaatggaagcaagtctctgcGCCAATGGTCCAACATCTAtgggaaagccttcctagaagagtagaggctgtaatggcaaaagggggaccaactccatattaatgcccaggaTTTTGGAATGACATgatcgacgagcaggtgtccacatacttttgtgtagaGCAGGGATGGGCTAATGTTGTCCTCTGGGCCGGACTGGTCACACTTTTCCCCATCTCTAGCACAAACAGCCTTTTAAAAAAACTTTTATTTTGATATTTTTTTAAGTCAATTGCATTTTAAACTGAATATCATGATTAGTTGGTCTATTGGAGTctggtgtcacacttttgccccagctaacatacctatcaggccctcgaggactggagttgcgcATCCCTGACTTAGAGCATTTACTTGAGCCTGGCTGGTGTGggacttttttttgggggggctctTCCATGTACCAGACAAGCTTAATCAACCAATGCTGTACTTGTCATTTGATTGTATGATCAGCATATCTAATAACTTCACTCCCTTTACTTGGGGGATATTCTTCAGGCTGTGGTGGATGCTGTGCTGGCTATCCACAGACCCAATGAGCCTATTGACCTGTTCATGGTAGAGATCATGGAGATGAAGCATAAGACTGACAGCGACACACAGTGAGTGTACATATCATTCTCATAAACAGTCACTGACAATGTGTACCTTTGAATTGTGTCCAACATTGACCTTTTCTGTCCCCTCCCTAGGCTGATCCGAGGCCTGGTGTTGGACCATGGTGCCCGCCATCCAGACATGAAGAAGCGGGTAGAGGACGCCTTTGTGCTCACTTGCAATGCCTCTTTGGAATATGAGAAAACGTCAGTATAATGTTAGCACAGCTATCTTTGGCTTTTACTAGGTGGACTAAATGTGTAGGCATGGATGAATTCTGTGTTACAGTCCGTAGTAGATCCAGTCAGACACCATGCAAAAGCATCCTTTCACTATTTCTTTACTAAATGTGAGTGCTGACCTGTGCCTCATCTACTCTATGGAGAAGTGAATACAGTCCTGCAGTTTAGTTAATTTCATAGATGTGGCAAAGCTCTTTAAGCAGGAATGATTTTTGGTCACTGGAAAGTCAATATTATAGGACGTAACTACTACAGTAAAGGGGATTGTAGTGTGACCGCCTATGTTGTATACTTTCCCAATAGTGTCCTGTGAAAAGAGCATGGAATTCTAAACTGTCAGTTCAAACCCCTGCTTTGCTTTCAGTGAGGTGAACTCTGGCTTCTTCTACAAGAGTGCTGGCGAGAGGGAGAAGCTGGTGGCTGCTGAGAGGAAGTTCATCGAGGAGCGTGTGAAGAAGATCATCGAGCTCAAGAACGCAGTTTGTGCTGATAACAGCAAGGGCTTTGTGGTCCTCAACCAGAAGGTATGACTAGGAATTTAATGTATTCACTGGCGAAAAACGTATTTTGGAAATGTGATCTATCAATCTTTCAAAGAACATTTTGTTTTGAAGACTCTCAGGCAATACTAACTTGTTAAGCAGAAGTGTCTGACAGCACAGTGAACACCCTTGTGTGCTTTTGTAGCTCCCCTGGATTTTACTCTGTGCTACAGTAAAGTGTGGTCTGTAACCTCTGCATTGGAGGAGCTGCATTCTCCTCCACATGTATTCAGCAGACCAGTACATTCAGTATTTCAGCATATTAAAAGTGATTTGAATTACATTTGGGttcattaaatatattttttaaattactcCTTACAGGGCATTGACCCATATTCCCTGGATGCTCTGGCCAAAGAGGGCATTGTAGCTCTGCGTAGGACCAAGAGGAGGAACATGGAAAGGTACAAAAACTATATAACCTGCCTCAATCTTTGTTTACAAGCTTGAACAGTGCATCTTGGAGAGGTACTCTTGTGCATGGATGAATTCTGTGTTACTCTTGTcagtagtaaaatcagtcagACACCATGCAAAAGCATATTTTCACTCCTACTTTACTAAATGTGAGTGCTGTCCTGTGCCTCACCTATTCAGTGGAGGAGTGATTACaattgtgtgtgtgagactaATTGTAATATTTGAGTGTCTTGCTGACCATTTACCCCCCCCAGACTCACCCTGGCCTGTGGAGGTATTGCCATGAACTCTTTCGAAGACCTCACCCCAGAATGCCTGGGCCAGGCTGGTCTGGTCTATGAACACACCCTGGTGAGTTAACATGCTGGGTCTTTACCTCTAGACCAGGACAAACAGTCAAATGGTCTGTACCAGTTTCCAAAACATTTGGTACAGAATTCCTCCTGGTGTGGGTGGGAGGAATCACTGGCCACATTCACCCCACTGAGGATACAAAAGGGGCCTATCAGCTTGCCATGCCTCTTCTTTCCAATACTATGAAAATCTATGATTTGGTAAAAATGTGTATGATATCATGGTCAAACATGTAATATTGTGGTTTATCATGAAGTTAAATATGTAATTTAATGGTTTCTCCCCCCATACAGGGTGAGGAGAAGTACACATTCATAGAGAAGTGTGGAAACCCCCTGTCAGTGACCCTGCTTGTGAAGGGACCCAACAAACACACCCTGACCCAGATCAAAGATGCAGTCAGGGATGGGCTCAGGGCCGTCAAGAACGCCATCGAGGATGGTACGTGCTGCTGCAATGGAAGTTCATCTGACACTAGGGAGGATTAATCAAACTCTGCAACTATTTGAATCCAGCTCTACTATCAGATGATATTGAGTGGGGGAGAGTTTGGTTTTATCAAGATGGGACTGATTCTGTAACGATGCTCAAATAGATTTGTAGGCATGGACGAATTATGCATTACTCTGTCAGTAGTAGATGCAATCAGACACCATGCAAAAACATCCTTTCACTACTTCTTTACTAAAGGTTAGTGCTGACCTGTGCCTCACCTACTCCTTGGAGAAGTGAATACAAGTAGCATAGTTTAAATGCATACTAAAACTCTTCAGGAACAGCCCACTGTAAAGTCATTCCCTATGGAATGTTGAAGTCTGGTCAGATGGCATccattcacattttcaaacaccACTCTGCCTCAAATAATTTAACTTTGTGTATAATACCTTTTAGAAATCCTTTTGTTTTTCAATGTGTGCATACCCATATCAAAGACTGATCTTATATCAGCCAGTCAGCTGTTGTTCAGAGTCTGATCCCAGTGTTGACTTTGCAGGCTGCGTGGTGTCAGGGGCCGGGGCCTTCGAGGTGGCTGTGCATGATGCTCTGATAAAGCACAAACCCTCAGTGAAGGGCCGGGCTCagctgggtgtgcaggcttttgctgATGCCCTCCTCATCATCCCTAAGGTATGTAATGAGTCTTGAAGTTATTTATTTTTGTCAATCCCTTCCATGCTTTGGCATTCTATTGATATAACATCTATTTAACTCTGACAATGAAGGACATCAGCTTTTAGCTAAGTCTTGGCAATAGATCTATGTACTGCTGACTGAATGTTTCTTTCTCTCCAGGTACTAGCCCAGAACTCTGGATATGATCCCATGGAGACCCTGGTCAAACTCCAGACTGAGTACAAAGAGAGTGGTCAGCTGGTTGGAGTTGATCTGAGCTCTGGTATGGAATTTAACCTCAAACTGAGGATATGGATTTATTTCACATTCCTATGTCAAAACAAAAATATTAAAATCACTTTAAATGTACCTATTTTTCTTTAGGTGAACCAATGGTCGCTTCAGAAGCTGGGGTTTGGGATAACTACAGTGTTAAGAAACAACTCCTTCACTCATGGTAAGAACACACCCTTTTAATCTCAATTCAGTATGACCCTTCATATTTAAGATTCAATGACCCTTTGGATTAAACTGTTATTGATTTGTTTTCTGTCCACAGCACGGTAATAGCCAGCAACATCCTGTTGGTGGATGAGATCATGAGAGCAGGCATGTCATCCCTGAAGGGCTAGGTCAGAACTGATGACTGAAATGAGCTCTTTTGGATGACTATCACTTCAGATACTAGTTATGAGAGCAGCCTCGTAGAATAACTAGGGGAATAAATGGACCAGTATTAGGGTCTCATCCGAGGTGGTGATTGGAGAATTCTTGTTCCCCTGCTTGTTGACATGTCTGTAATGTTGTATTATACATGGATGGACACTTTCATCCCACATGTGTTCCTTTTTTTTTTGTTATGGCTCATACCAAGAATGTATACACCTCACTCTTAGTATGTAATAAACCTGTAGCTTGGCTTTGAGTTTGCAGCTCATTATAATCAATCATAAGTTATACTTTTTGTACCAATCACATACAATCAGGTTGAGATTTAATAAATAAAATGAATTAATGTTAGCATACAATTAGTGTTCTCATGCTCCCTTAAACAGTTTACAGTACAACCCCAAGTATGTCAAGATAAAAATGTACATGCAGGACTCATTGCACATACTGAGCGAAGGGAGAATCACTAGCACTAAGAAGCTTTGCATGCAGAGCAATTGTCTTTTACATAACTCTATGCATATGGAATTTGAGGCTCATTATATGATTGAAATTACCTTTAACACTATCTAGGAATATTTCAGAGGGGAGCAACATTTCAGAATACATCTATATACTAGACACCATACTCATGTTGGAAAAGAATAGAGAGCCTGGATGTGCACTATTTCCATCTCTGAATTTTCTGACTCCTGCAATACTGTATAAGCCATAGAAAAGTGATGAAACATTTCACTGTGGATGTCTAGCTATTTGTTCCATTATGTACTAAACACAGACCAATATTCCCCAGTGCAGGTGTTGGAGGGTATAGTTCTAGGATATTTCCCAAGTCTTGATCAATCCACAATTTAAAACAGTGGTTCCTAAACCTCTGGGACCCCCAGACATATCACAGTTTTGTTGTATCGCTAAACTAGCTCACCTATTCAAAGGCCTGATTAGTGACGAGTGGAATAGATCAAATACatggaacggctgggggtccctgaggagaggtttgagaaccactggtTTAAAAGACATCAGTCAAGCGACAAATAGCTGCAATCCAATAGGATTGTATTTTCACCAACCCTCCTTTTTGATACAAACAAGCTATATCTCATGCTACATCTCTAAAGTGTCCAacccaaagttttttttttgttattgcGTCACACCAATGCTTTAATCAGCCCAATTTAAGACAGATTGAGTCTAATCCTGAGCTGAGCCTAATGACATACCAGCCCAATTCTGTCTCCAGATGTGTGCAGCCGTACACATTTAACACCATTGGATTTTAAAAGGATAGAGAATTGAGACAGATGCAAGCTAATGTAGAGTCCCACCTCCCTCTTCTTAGGACCTGGACTGAGAAACAGCATCATTACCAGGAGTGCATGGAGGAGTCCTCGGCCTCTGCAGCCATGGACAGCAAGATGGCCTTGGGAGTGTTCTCGAACAGGGCGGCTCTGTTCTGGGTCTGGCCCTTCTTGACCCAGTGGCCATAGATCTTGAAGGCACAGGCGTCGATTAGCTTGCGGATGGGCTTGATGGCGTACGGGTCACTCTTGATCACCTCCTTGGTGATAGGCTTGGCGCGGCGGTAATTACAGTAGATGCGCATCACGGCCAGCACTGTCATGCAGACGACCTGGTGACATGACGATGGGGGTGAGAATGTGTTGGTtctatgtacagtcgtggccaaaagttttgagaattacatTAATTTTCCCAAAGTCTGCTGCTTCTGTCTTCAGATATTTTTGTCacatgttactatggaatactaaAGTATAAATACAAgcgtcaaaggcttttattgacaattacatgaagttcaTGCAAAGTctatatttgcagtgttgaccctctGACCTAGCATTCTGTCAATTAACttcttctgggccacatcctgactgatggcagcccattcttgcataatcaatgctttgaGTTCGTCAGAATTggtgggttttgtttgtccacccacctcttgaggattgaccacaagttctcaatgggattaaggtctggggagtttcctggccatggacccaaaatattgatgttttgttccccgagccacttagttatcacttttgccttatggcaaggtgctccatcatgctggaaaaggcattgttcgtcaccaaacttcctggatggttgggagaagttgctctcggaggatgtgttggtaccattgtgagtgagcccactcccttggctgagaagcaaccctacacatgaatggtctcaggatgctttactgttggcatgacacaggactaatGCTATCGCTCACCTTATCTTCTTAGGACAAGCTTAGGAcaatgccccaaacaatcggaaaggggattcatcagagaaaatgacttaaccccagtccaatccctgtacccttTGCAGAATGTCAGTCTGTCCCCGATgattttcctggagagaagtggcttctttgctgcccttcttgacaccaggccatcctccaaaagtattcccctcactgtgcgtgcagatgcactcacacctgt from Oncorhynchus keta strain PuntledgeMale-10-30-2019 chromosome 18, Oket_V2, whole genome shotgun sequence harbors:
- the LOC118397406 gene encoding T-complex protein 1 subunit zeta codes for the protein MTAIKALNPKAEVARAQAALAVNISAARGLQDVLKSNLGPKGTMKMLVSGAGDIKLTKDGNVLLHEMQIQHPTASLIAKVATAQDDITGDGTTSNVLIIGELLKQADLYVSEGLHPRIIAEGFEAAKDKALKVLEEMKVTREMDRETLIHVARTSLRTKVHAELADLLTEAVVDAVLAIHRPNEPIDLFMVEIMEMKHKTDSDTQLIRGLVLDHGARHPDMKKRVEDAFVLTCNASLEYEKTEVNSGFFYKSAGEREKLVAAERKFIEERVKKIIELKNAVCADNSKGFVVLNQKGIDPYSLDALAKEGIVALRRTKRRNMERLTLACGGIAMNSFEDLTPECLGQAGLVYEHTLGEEKYTFIEKCGNPLSVTLLVKGPNKHTLTQIKDAVRDGLRAVKNAIEDGCVVSGAGAFEVAVHDALIKHKPSVKGRAQLGVQAFADALLIIPKVLAQNSGYDPMETLVKLQTEYKESGQLVGVDLSSGEPMVASEAGVWDNYSVKKQLLHSCTVIASNILLVDEIMRAGMSSLKG